Part of the Budorcas taxicolor isolate Tak-1 chromosome 9, Takin1.1, whole genome shotgun sequence genome is shown below.
GGTCCCTCCCATCCCCTTCCACCTCACCCCCTTGGCCTAGACCATCACCAATCTACTTTCTTTCTATGTAGTTTGTGTCTTCTGGAAATTTCCTGTGGGTAGAATCATAAAATGTGTGATCCTTTTGTGATAGGACTCTGCCTCTTCTCATTCCTATATTCACTTGTAAGTCCCTTTCCTGGTCAGCATGCTCATGGACCGAAAtaccttttcattttatctttatagTATTTCCAGAATTGCtcttcttctccatgacaacatGGTGGAAGTATGGGagataatttattgatttttattttccatcatttattttttagataaattGAAGTTTGGATATTTGTTGTCTTCTAATTATGCTGAAAGCatagttttgtatatttttatttggtcGTCTTGTTGTCCTCTATTGTTTTTCAGAAGAAACTTTGGAAAATCCTGATTTACATGGTCTCTTTGTGTTGGCAGCCCAGATTTTCTATAATTCCCTTTTTGAGTTCTGAATATTTGGGGGCACTGATAGTTACCAGTTAATTTGGAATTTTACTGTATTATCGATAAGGCTAATTTTAGGTTCTGACGGTGCTTATTGCTTTTTTCCAGATAAAGCCTAACTCTATAAAACTCCAGTCTCAAGAGATTTCACTTTAAGGCCATGACTCAATATTAGATGAGAGACAATTTTGAAGAACTATCCTGAGTCTAGAAGATCTGCTAGAAATCATCTTGTATTTCAGAAGTCATTTTCCTGTTATAAAGAATTCATTGCCTAGATTTGACATGAAGAGTTGTTTTAGAGATTTTGATACAAGCATTTGTGATAACTGTAAACATTGGATATAACAAATATGGTCTTTCCACAGGAGAAAAACATGACAATAATAAGATAGAAGGATGCTAAAATAGATCCAAAAATGAAGGAACAATGaatatcctttttatttattaataccgGCTTGTTTTGTTATTTCTATATTATAGATTTGGTGCATACTGTCATAGACTATATTAACAAACTGGAGAGAACTTTTGTTATCATAAAATCTAACTCCTTCATTTgaagaaagtaataaaataagtgagtttaaataaatttttataaaaatcacaCAGAATGTTAGGAATAGAGCTGAGTTTGGAACCCTGAATCAATTAGCTTTTGCTGTGTAACAATCCACCCCATTTACTTAGCTCACAATTCTGTAGGTGGACAACTTGGGCTGGAGTCAGCGTGATGGATTTTCTGCTGGTCTTTTTTCATGAACCATACTCAGTTGCTAGGTTGACTGTATTTAAAATTCAGCAcatactgagttttccaaatagaaaattataaaattatatccaGGTATCAGGGGGAAATATACTGAAATGTATGGGATTTGAGTGAGAACAACAGATTTTAGGATAGTGTGAAAATCAATATGGGTTGTGGGTTAGatcatgggtgtgtgtgtctgtgtgtggtggaTGATAAGGGTGGAGGGGTCTTCTAATATTCAGCATGTCTTTCCAGTTAATGCAGGGCTCTGCTACTCAGTGTTATTCAAGAATATGTTTTTAGTTCACAAAAAGAAGCAATAAGGTATTTGGGAAAGGCATTTTTCCCTCCTTACAAGAGGAAATCTGGACAAGTTCTGTGAACTGGAGGATACTGGTGTATAGCAGAGATTCTATGGCGGTTCAGGGGATAGGAATTTCATGATCACAAGGGCATGATAATAGCGTGAACCAGCTTGGGGACCAAGAAAGAGTTCAGCAGTCTGCATAGCTCATGTCATCAAAGAGTGAAAGATAAAGGTGGCAGTCCAGGAGTTCTGGAAATAAGACATAAATCAGTCAGCCCCCCAGATGGTTCTAGCCCAGCACTTCCTGTCTCAGAATGAGAACGGATGTGAGGCATCACGCAGCCTGCAGGGTGGGAGACACTGGTGGGGGATTTGAAAGCGGACAGAGGAAAAGGCAAAGTCAATGAGACTATGAAATTCTTTATCGATTTTTGGCACATTGGTTACTACTGTAATTCAAAAGGAAATAATCTTTGGATTATATTTGCAACTATAAAAATTTATGAGCTCAATAAAGAAGAACCTTTTTTCAAAATATGCGACTTTTTAATTATCAATTtcttaaagataagaaaatagtGTAAGCAATGTGGAATGTTGCAGCTAAAAAGATGTCGTTTTACatcctttcttgtttttctttgataAATGAAGCCTAACAGCTTCATTTATTTATACCCACCCAACACCATCTTCTATCTCCCAAATCCAAAACCTAAGTTAATCAAATATTCCATAGTCCTCATTTGCATTTTGCCTGTATATTTAGTTGAACACCTATCTATAAATCATATTACCTATTTGTTTTCTTGGTTTCAGAGGATGTGATAATGTCCTTCACGGTATCCGTGGCAACGGTACTTGTAATCGGAGGATTTATTTGGGCTTTGTCTGTCTGTTTGTCTCGAAGAAGGGCCAGCGCCCCCATCTCGCAGTGGAGTTCAAGCCGGCGATCCAGATCTTCGTATACCCACGGCCTCAACAGAAATGGATTTTACCGCCACAGTGGCTGTGAACGTCGAAGCAACCTCAGCCTGGCAAGCCTCACTTTCCAGCGACAAGCTTCCCTGGAACAAGCCAATTCCTTTCCAAGAAAATCAAGCTTCAGAGGCTCAACTTTCCACCCCTTTCTGCAATGCCCACCACTTCCTGTGGAAACTGAGAGTCAGCTGGTGACTTTCCCTTCATCCACTACCTCCTCCACCATCAACACTTCCCACAGCCTCGGCCGTCCAGATTTCCACTGGTCCAATAACAATCTTCGGATTGGCatttcaccaccacccccacctgccTATGAGTCCATCATAAAGGCTTTCTCGGACTCCTGAGTAGGGTGCTTCTGTTttcgtttctttcttttcttgttttttattgaagggaAATTACAAATAGGCAAAACAGAATTTTGAGGACATGGCCCAAATGCCTAATGAGTTTCCAAACTGAAATATGCACACACAAGTTGGACATCACAATGTAaaacagatttcctttttttttttttctctcacacacaaaaataatatttttccaaatagttatatatttatgtattttgtattCAACGTGGGAATTTTTAAAGATAGCGATTCTTACCAAAGAATCAACTGGATACAGTATATATGTCTTTTAGACTAAAACAAAAACTTTGGATTTTTGTGGTTTACAATTTTTACTCAATGTCCAATGTGactataaaggggaaaaaattactgtgtaactttaaaaaattcctgtCTTAAGGGATTTTAGTTTAACTTTCTTAAGAAAGACAAGTGAATCATTTGACAATCTTGGATTTTTAGTGATTTTATGGACATAAAATGATGGAACATAGGAGATTCTAATGTTTCTTGATTTTACTCATTTGTGACAAGTGAGGAAATCAAGCAAAGAAAGCTGAACTCAGTGAGTGTTACAGAATAGTGCAATTCTGACACTTATTTTTCCCCCAACTCCTTTTGTTCTTTTCCCAAGAATAGTTATCCTCTTTACTGAGGCAAAATCCTCGGATTTACTCACTTGATTTGACCTTTCTTTACTGTTTTcgttatattattataaaaacaatagcaaatcCAATTCATTTGCTCTAAAAACAAACTCTAATACTgagtttacatttttcttaagGGATAAACTTTATTCCTTACATTTAAATCTAGCAATGGGGAAAGCTTGTTACCTAAGGATTTTCTGTAACTTCAAAGACAAATAAAGGAGGGCTAGTAGAGAGAAAGTCTGTTATCCAAATTAGATGTTACAGCCGTGAAGAATTTTCCTTCCTGGATGAGCCCATCAGTCATCATCTTTTATTTACTTCTCTATGGATTTCAACCTCAGCTTCTGTGAAGAGTCTTTGTACAAACATGAAACTATGCCAGCTGGTCCTTGGTGCAGACAGTTATTTAAGGAGTCCATCTCCACAAGAAGCCACCCTTTTAAAGGAAGAGAGCTTCAGTGGCCAGAGATGACTGGCTGGTCTTTTTCATTTAAGGACATGAGTTCCCAGAATTATTACTCAGAAGACCTGGGGTTTGTTTCTGATATAGTGAATATTTAGCTTATGTTGCTGTTTCTTCTCTGAACACTGGGATTTTCCGTGAAGAAAAATGTCCTCTCATGATAATTTCTGCAATGCAGCAGTCCCAGCTAATGGTGTCTGAATACGATTCAATACTGTAATAGATATTTACTCAATAAAAGATTCTGCATagcatgttctttattttttttttagcttaccTTTTCCACTGTTCCTCAAGAACAGTTATGCTTAATGATGCCTATAGTAAATGTCTATAAATAGATGCTTTCTAATGCAATATACctgaaaggaggaaggaggagggaagggagggacagagcaagaaaggaaggaaagagaaaaaaagctcGAAAGATAGCAAATTTGTTgtaagtttttttaaataaaaacttagtTATAGCcacataaaattttaagagatctttgcttgttgctgttcagtcgctaagtcgtgtccaagtctgtgggaccccatggactacagcacgccaggcctccctgtccctcactacctcctggagtttcctggaaatcatgtccattgagtcagtgatgccattcagctctATCTTTGCTTGTATGCCATCTTTAATGTCTAATATGCGAGGCAAGCAAAGGATATGGTTTTTGTGTAGAATTTATGTTGAGAGTAAAAACTGCTTCATCTCTCttaaataaggaaaatgagaGCAGAAATCCTCTCTATTTAACCATCTGAAAGAATTATTACCTCTTCCCTCACCAAGTTATGAAATGATCAAAATGAGCATGTTGTAAATGTGCAATGTATAAAACacgaaattaaaacaaaaactggagGCCTTCtcttaatgtaattttatttgaaatatttagttgattatgaaataaaattgaaCTGATGTCAATTTTGATTCAGAGTTTATTTATTGAATAGCTTGTGACTGTTTCCTATTTATATGGTATTTTAACTTAAGATCATTCtctaaaaaatgggaaaaaaatcattctttatAAACTATTCTAGAGACACAAACCTTGTTTTATCTAATAATGTATAATAGAAAAAGGGTATGATCACAAAGAAAAAACCagaatttttaatgaattaatatagatgaaaaataagttatttgttAAAAACATGAATTTAGATTCTTATCTCACTTAGATAAACAATTCCAGaattgtttaattaatttttttagagaataaactttttgagatataatttactttaaatgttatattagttttaagtgtacaacaTAAGGATTTGATATATGAATGTACTGCAAAACGATCACCATAGTCCACTCTAATTAACATCTGCAGCCACATTAGTtacttgtgatgagaactttgaggatctaccctcagttcagttcagttcagtcgctcagtagtgtctgactcgttgcgaccctatggacagccgcacaccaggcctccctgtccatcaccaactcccggagcttactcaaactcatgtccatcgtgtcagtaatgtcatccaaccgtctcatcctctgtcgtccccttctcctctcgccttctatctttcccagcatcagggtcttttccaatgagtcggttctttgcatcaggtggccaaagtattggagtttcagcttcagcatcagtccttccaatgaatattcaggactgatttcctttaggattgactggttggatatatCCATCTTTACAACGTATATGATCtatttttagcaactttcaaatatacaatacagtacaATTAACTATAGTCACAATGTGGTACATTACATCTCCAGGGTTTATTTATTTCACAACTAGATGTTTATGCCTTTTTTGACAAGCTTCACCCTTTTGATCtccactccccacccacccccttgtCTGGCAGTCTGTTCTCTGATATCAGTAGACAGTCTTATTGGTTCATTTGGAATTTTGTCTAATGTATATATCACCTAGTTTTGAAACAACTAGAAATAAACTTtctgaaattaagaaaaagaacccTAGTAATACATgaaaatcacaagaaaaagaaacaactgcAGAGCTACAGAAGTGTCTAATTTTAGTGCAAATAGTATCTGATTTACacataagaatgaaaaaaaaatcaagctagaAATTACCAAAATTAACTAGctactgggtcgggaagatctcctggagaaggaaatggcaacccactccaatactcagcctggaaaattccatggacagaggagcctggtaggctacagtccatggggtcacaaagagtcggacacgactgagtgacttcaatgtcaatgtcaatGTCAACTAGCTACTGGGTGTTGGGAACAAAAGAAGGGATAGGTTGTCTCTCTTTCATAGTGAGAGTACAGGACATGCTCTTTTGGCTGGCAAATCCTCTACTAGTCTGAAAACCAAATTCCTTTCCCTGACTACCTACCCATGTGATTATAGCAGGAACTATAACCACATCCAATGTAACCTCATTGATTGGTCTCAAAGGCATCTGATTAAACCAATCCTGTGGTCCTTTGCAAAGGATTTTGTGGTAGGGATCCCGAGAGGGATCAGTGTCTCTTTTTAGATGGTTAAAACTGTAAGCAAGATGTAAAACCATTTTTCTTGCCATGTGATAGGAAAGAAATTAAACTGATCCACAGACAGTAATTAAAAAATGGCATAGTCAATGGATTTGAAATCCTTAGTTTTTGTAGCTCCGGAAGTCTGGACACATTCCTTGCCTTCATAAGGCAAGAGTAATGAAATCTTTCCTGGATTCAACTGAATACTATAATAGCTTTCTAGCAAATTCTCATTTTTCTATAGATCAAATTGAGTTAGACTACAATCACTCTCCGAAAAGGTTTCTAGCAAAACAGAAATTTAATATATACTTCTTTATCTCTGAAGCtgataaattaagaaatatgGGCATAAGTGTATTATGAGAAATTTTATTAGCAGCTGCTGGTAAAATTAGAGtatctattttaagaaaatagcaaAGAACAGATGAGATAACAAATgatagaaaacaaaggaaataaaagtgaaagtgtcagataacagatttaaaatatcaacaaaatgaatttaacaaatctacataaatattattgaaataaaatctaTTCTTTTCAAAATCAACACAAATGAGATAAATATACAAAAGAATAGCTTCAATTGGATCAAAAAATTCCAACTGTAAGCCAACTGTAAATCTTGCCTAAAATGAAGTGAttcagaaaaactgaaagtagagacagggacttccctggtggtacagtggttaagaatttatcttccaatgcaggggacacagcttctgtccctgactggggaactgagatcccacatgctttggggcaactaagcccacgtggctcaactactgagtccacgccTAGAGCCCTTCGGCCACAAGGCTAGAGAGAGCCCATGGATGCCACGACGAAGAGGGTGCtgaaacgaagacccagcacacacacacacacacacaaagtaaagGTAAAGATATAATAAAGTATACCTACTATCAACATCAGAAAAAGTTATGTGAATAGAATAAACAGTATCACTTCATGACATTAAAAACCATAATCCCAAGGAGGATATAAATTATCTTGAAATGTAGGTAGCAAGTATTAATAGCAAAGTACCAGAAACGTCTTCATAAAGCAAACTAAAAACACACTGAGggatataaagaaatatttgaatatatacgAGGGACATGCCTTAATTATAGCTAGGAAGCCtcaatattttcagatattttacaCCTAAATTAATTAATACATTCAACCTATTTCAGTCAGAATCCTTCTGTAAGGGTTTATGCTTTGCtttttgtatctgtttttgtttgtattttaactTAGGTGAAGATGGAAATCATGTTGGAAGTAAAACTTGAGACAAAGTCATCAAGACTCTGACAAAGAAGGGTAAGGAGAAAGAATTTGGGCtattagatattaaaatattcttaaagctAAAGTAATCattcaacaaaaaaaaatcaaaagaaaattaatgtaCAAATCAACTTAATGGAATAAATGATACATAAATAGAACAAAGCACATATGGAAAATTACTTAAGTTGAGGGTAGAAtttctaataaatgaaaaaactgattCAGAAATGTTTTTGGGAAACTAGatggtgaaagagaaaaatatctctCTCATGTAccttaaaataagtttaaaataaataataaatgtaaccattaaaataatggcatataataaaaatagaaaaatattttaaagaatatttatatggaaataatTGTTCTGAGTGAGTTTGGGTAGTCggtaatcagattttttttctaattttgaagtttaatttttaaaaataaatcttgctATTTACAACTTATACTTGGAGTCAACGTTGTGAGATTTAATTCACATACAGTTAGATTCATTACATTTTAAGTGTTGAATCTGATCCATTTTAAAATAGGTAGACACCcatcttaagggcttccctggtagttcacctggtaaagaatctgcctgcaatgcaagagacccttgttcaattcctgggtcaggaagatccgatggaaaagagataggctacccactccaacattcttaggctttcctgggggctcagatggtaaagactctgcctgcaatgtgtgagacctgggttcgatccctgggttgggaagatcccctggaggagggcatgacaacccactccagtattcttgcttggagaatccccatggacagaggagactggtgggctacagtccatggggtcacaaagagctggacaaactgagcaactaagcacacacacaacacagacattGTCACAATATTCAGGAGACATAACACTGGGAACTCCCTGGAggtcagtggttagggctctgtgcttccactgtagcgAGCACcagattgatccctggtctgtcGGGAAGCTAAAGTTCCACATGATGCATGGCTTggcctaaaggaaaaaaaaaaaggggagagagagagataacagCTCCATCATCACAAAATGTTCTCTTATACTCCTTCCCAAtcaatcttcattttctaataCCACCTTTAAATATAcgtcggcttccctggtggctcagatggtaaagcatcagcctgcaatgcaggtagacctgggttctatccctgtgttgggaagttcccctggagaagggaatggcaacccactccagtattcttgcctggaaattcccatgaacagaaaagcctggtgggctacagtccatgggatcataaagagtctgacatgactaagcaaccaaCACTTAAACATACTTAGATGTACTTCCTATCATTATGGATTAGGTTTATCTGTCTCCAAGTTCTCTACAAATGAAATCACACAATAGGTGCTATTTTGCCTCTGGTTTCTTTCTCTCAAGGTAAGTATTTgaaatttatccatgttgttgcatattTCAAagattcacttttaatttttttttactttttttagggATTCATTATTTAATAGATGAATAATACTCCAGTGAGTGCATATACTATGACTTGTTTATTTGCTAGCCTATTCAGCATTTAGGGCTCCCCCAGTGGTGCAGcactaaagaatcttcctgacaatgcaggagctgcaggagatgggagtttaATCTCTGTGTCcagacgatcccctggaagaggaaatggcaacccactccagtattcttgcctggaaagccccatggacagaggaacctggtaggctacagtccatgggatcacaaagagttggccaagactgagcaactgagcttacACACATCCACCCTGAAGTCAGAAAGATCTCTGACCTAGTTTGCTCCTACTGTGTAATAACTGTGCCAAGCCTTGTAGTTGCCTTGAGACCCCTGAACCATGAACTCTCTCCTCAACTTGGTGAGAccagtgtgctgtgcttagcatTCCTTCTTCCTGCCCTGGAATACAccttccaaaaaaagaaatagtgatTGTCAGGCTTCCctcatttgtttaaa
Proteins encoded:
- the MYCT1 gene encoding myc target protein 1 gives rise to the protein MRGCVKIIRLLLNYKDTDSKFFFWTHWLFFSLLFFVDIMANNTTSLGSPWPENFWEDVIMSFTVSVATVLVIGGFIWALSVCLSRRRASAPISQWSSSRRSRSSYTHGLNRNGFYRHSGCERRSNLSLASLTFQRQASLEQANSFPRKSSFRGSTFHPFLQCPPLPVETESQLVTFPSSTTSSTINTSHSLGRPDFHWSNNNLRIGISPPPPPAYESIIKAFSDS